A section of the Mesobacillus jeotgali genome encodes:
- a CDS encoding YlmC/YmxH family sporulation protein has translation MKLSELGGKEIVDVKRAERLGVLGQTDLEINERTGQIEALIIPSVKWFGLRKQSGEVRVPWKHIKKIGSDMIIIDIPDDEE, from the coding sequence ATGAAACTAAGTGAACTTGGCGGAAAAGAAATAGTCGATGTGAAAAGAGCTGAAAGATTAGGGGTACTGGGCCAGACAGACCTTGAAATTAATGAAAGAACTGGCCAGATTGAGGCACTGATCATTCCATCGGTAAAATGGTTTGGGCTCCGCAAGCAATCTGGAGAAGTGAGAGTGCCATGGAAGCATATTAAAAAAATAGGTTCTGATATGATTATCATTGATATTCCAGATGATGAAGAATAA
- the asd gene encoding aspartate-semialdehyde dehydrogenase, which translates to MSERKGYRVAVVGATGAVGQQMIQTLENRDFPVSELLLLSSSRSAGTKVHYKGIELTVEEAKPESFEGIDIALFSAGGSVSKQLAPEAVKRGAIVVDNTSAFRMDENIPLVVPEVNEEDLRNHNGIIANPNCSTIQMVVALEPLRKKYGLEKIIVSTYQAVSGAGAAAVEELEDQTRAILDGKEYEPKILPVKSGEKHYQIAFNAIPQIDTFVDNGFTYEEMKMINETKKIMHMPELQVAATCVRLPVGTGHSESVYIEIGEGGVTASEVKELLAEAPGVVLQDDPDQQLYPMPAFCVGKNDVFVGRIRKDLDNDKGFHMWVVSDNLLKGAAWNSVQIAESLVKLGLVK; encoded by the coding sequence ATGTCAGAGAGAAAAGGTTACCGAGTAGCAGTAGTGGGAGCAACAGGAGCAGTTGGACAGCAAATGATCCAGACGCTTGAAAACAGGGATTTTCCTGTTTCAGAACTATTATTGCTGTCTTCGTCAAGATCTGCTGGTACAAAGGTTCATTATAAAGGAATCGAATTAACGGTTGAGGAAGCGAAACCGGAAAGCTTTGAAGGAATAGATATCGCCCTTTTCAGCGCTGGTGGCAGTGTCTCGAAACAATTGGCACCCGAGGCCGTTAAACGCGGAGCAATCGTGGTTGATAACACAAGCGCGTTCAGGATGGACGAAAATATTCCGCTTGTAGTACCTGAGGTGAATGAGGAAGACCTGCGCAATCATAATGGAATCATCGCCAACCCGAACTGTTCCACGATCCAGATGGTAGTGGCACTGGAACCACTGCGCAAGAAGTATGGTCTTGAAAAAATCATCGTTTCAACATACCAGGCAGTTTCAGGAGCAGGTGCAGCAGCGGTTGAGGAACTCGAAGATCAAACTCGTGCAATCCTCGATGGCAAAGAATATGAACCTAAGATTCTTCCCGTGAAATCTGGGGAAAAACATTACCAGATTGCCTTCAATGCTATTCCCCAAATTGACACATTTGTTGATAATGGGTTTACGTATGAAGAAATGAAAATGATTAATGAAACGAAGAAAATCATGCATATGCCTGAACTTCAGGTTGCAGCTACATGTGTGCGCCTGCCTGTTGGCACTGGCCACTCCGAATCTGTATATATTGAAATTGGCGAAGGCGGAGTAACAGCGTCAGAAGTGAAAGAGTTGCTGGCAGAGGCCCCAGGAGTGGTCCTCCAGGATGATCCAGACCAGCAGTTGTATCCGATGCCTGCTTTCTGTGTGGGTAAAAATGATGTCTTTGTAGGACGCATCAGAAAGGACCTTGATAATGACAAAGGCTTCCATATGTGGGTCGTATCAGATAACCTGCTGAAAGGTGCGGCATGGAACTCTGTGCAGATTGCTGAAAGCCTTGTGAAGCTGGGTCTTGTAAAATAA
- the pnp gene encoding polyribonucleotide nucleotidyltransferase → MEQEKQSFSFDWAGRKLTVEIGQLAKQANGAVLVRYGDTAVLSTATASKEPKNLDFFPLTVNYEERLYAVGKIPGGFIKREGRPSEKAILASRLIDRPIRPLFPDGFRNDVQVISIVMSVDQDCSSEMAAMFGSSLALSVSDIPFGGPIAGVTVGRIDGKFVINPSVEETEKSDMHLVVAGTMDAINMVEAGAEEVPEEIMLEAIMFGHDEIKRLIAFQQEIVAQVGKEKREIKLFELDKELEAEVRGVCEQDMITAIQVQEKHAREDAIKEVKNAVVARYEEQEADDDKLKQVKQILDKIVKGEVRRLITEEKVRPDGRGVDEIRPLSSEVGMLPRTHGSGLFTRGQTQALSICTLGAMGDVQILDGLGIEEEKRFMHHYNFPLFSVGETGPIRGPGRREIGHGALGERALEPVIPNEKDFPYTVRLVSEVLESNGSTSQASICASTLALMDAGVPIKAPVAGIAMGLIKSGEHYSILSDIQGMEDHLGDMDFKVAGTAKGVTALQMDIKIEGLSREILDEALQQAKKGRMHILESMLATIKEPREQLSQYAPKIITMWIKPDKIRDVIGPSGKQINKIIEETGVKIDIEQDGTVFIGSVDEEMIQRAKKIIEDIVREVEVGEMYLGKVRRIEKFGAFVEIFPGKDGLVHISELAEERVGKVEDVLKLGDELLVKVTEIDKQGRVNLSRKAVLKEQREKAEKQS, encoded by the coding sequence ATGGAACAAGAAAAACAAAGTTTTTCCTTTGACTGGGCAGGACGTAAGCTTACAGTTGAAATTGGACAGCTTGCGAAGCAGGCAAATGGCGCAGTCCTTGTCCGTTATGGAGACACTGCAGTATTAAGTACAGCCACTGCGTCTAAGGAACCGAAGAATCTTGACTTCTTCCCATTGACAGTGAACTATGAAGAAAGATTATATGCTGTCGGAAAAATTCCTGGCGGCTTTATTAAGCGTGAAGGACGTCCAAGCGAAAAGGCTATTCTTGCAAGCCGTTTAATCGACCGGCCAATCCGCCCATTATTCCCGGATGGATTCCGCAACGATGTCCAGGTAATCAGCATTGTCATGAGTGTTGATCAAGATTGCTCTTCAGAAATGGCTGCCATGTTCGGGTCATCTTTAGCTTTATCAGTCTCAGATATCCCATTTGGAGGACCAATCGCTGGTGTTACTGTGGGAAGGATCGATGGCAAGTTTGTCATCAATCCATCTGTTGAAGAAACTGAAAAGAGCGATATGCACCTCGTTGTGGCAGGTACAATGGATGCAATCAACATGGTTGAAGCAGGTGCTGAAGAAGTTCCTGAGGAAATCATGCTTGAGGCAATTATGTTCGGACATGACGAAATCAAGCGTTTAATCGCGTTCCAACAGGAAATCGTCGCGCAGGTTGGCAAAGAAAAAAGAGAAATTAAACTATTTGAATTAGATAAAGAGCTAGAAGCTGAAGTGCGCGGAGTTTGTGAGCAAGACATGATTACGGCTATCCAGGTGCAGGAAAAGCACGCCCGTGAAGACGCAATCAAAGAAGTGAAAAATGCTGTTGTCGCTCGCTATGAAGAACAGGAAGCGGATGACGACAAACTTAAGCAGGTAAAACAAATCCTTGATAAAATTGTCAAAGGTGAAGTTCGCCGCTTGATTACAGAAGAAAAAGTACGTCCAGATGGCCGTGGAGTCGATGAAATCAGGCCGCTTTCATCTGAGGTAGGCATGCTTCCTAGAACACATGGTTCAGGATTGTTCACAAGGGGACAAACACAGGCGCTAAGCATCTGTACGCTTGGAGCTATGGGGGATGTCCAAATCCTTGATGGCCTTGGAATCGAAGAAGAAAAACGTTTTATGCACCATTACAACTTCCCATTATTCTCTGTAGGTGAAACTGGGCCGATCCGCGGACCGGGCCGACGTGAAATTGGGCACGGTGCGCTTGGTGAACGTGCACTTGAACCTGTTATCCCTAATGAAAAAGACTTCCCATATACGGTCCGCCTTGTATCCGAGGTTCTCGAATCAAATGGTTCTACTTCACAGGCGAGTATTTGTGCAAGTACATTAGCTTTGATGGATGCTGGTGTGCCTATTAAAGCACCGGTAGCTGGTATTGCTATGGGTCTAATCAAATCAGGAGAACACTACTCTATTCTCTCTGATATCCAGGGTATGGAAGATCACCTTGGTGACATGGACTTCAAAGTAGCTGGAACTGCAAAAGGTGTTACAGCTCTGCAAATGGATATCAAAATTGAAGGGTTATCTCGTGAGATTCTTGATGAAGCTTTACAACAGGCTAAAAAAGGTCGTATGCATATTCTTGAATCAATGCTTGCAACTATCAAAGAACCACGAGAACAGCTTTCACAATATGCTCCGAAAATCATTACGATGTGGATCAAACCGGATAAAATCCGTGACGTCATTGGGCCAAGTGGAAAACAGATCAATAAAATCATTGAAGAAACTGGCGTAAAAATCGATATCGAACAAGATGGTACAGTATTTATTGGTTCAGTAGACGAAGAAATGATCCAAAGAGCCAAGAAAATCATCGAAGATATCGTCCGTGAAGTCGAAGTCGGAGAGATGTATCTTGGCAAAGTCCGCCGCATTGAAAAGTTTGGTGCGTTCGTGGAAATCTTCCCTGGGAAAGACGGTCTGGTACACATTTCCGAGCTTGCTGAAGAGCGGGTAGGAAAAGTGGAAGATGTCCTCAAGCTGGGAGATGAACTTCTGGTTAAGGTCACTGAAATCGACAAACAAGGAAGAGTAAATCTTTCCCGCAAGGCAGTATTGAAAGAACAGCGTGAAAAAGCTGAGAAACAATCATAA
- a CDS encoding M16 family metallopeptidase has protein sequence MIKKYTCQNGVRIVLEQIPTVRSVAIGVWIGTGSRNENPENNGISHFLEHMFFKGTKTRSAREIAESFDSIGGQVNAFTSKEYTCYYAKVLDNHAQYALEVLADMFFNSTFDSEELNKEKNVVNEEIKMYEDTPDDIVHDLLSQAVYGDHPLAYPILGTEETLQSFTGEKLEQYMHDMYRPENVVISIAGNVPESFIKNAEQFFGSYEASKEEIEHIKPEFHATKVSRKKETEQAHLCLGFEGLQIGHSDVYSLIVLNNILGGSMSSRLFQDVREQRGLAYSVFSYHSAYRDSGMVTIYGGTGANQLNVLYETIQETLSKLRADGITEKELNNSKEQLKGSLMLSLESTNSRMSRNGKNELLLGRHRSLDEIVEQIDQVTKGSVDGMANDIFTSQYSVSLISPNGELPV, from the coding sequence ATGATAAAGAAATATACATGCCAAAACGGTGTAAGAATTGTACTAGAACAAATCCCCACTGTCCGTTCTGTGGCAATCGGTGTATGGATCGGTACAGGATCTCGGAATGAAAATCCTGAGAACAATGGAATTTCCCATTTCCTTGAGCATATGTTCTTTAAAGGTACTAAAACCAGATCTGCAAGAGAAATAGCTGAATCATTCGACAGCATCGGCGGGCAGGTGAATGCATTCACTTCTAAAGAGTACACATGCTATTACGCAAAGGTATTGGATAATCATGCACAATATGCCCTTGAAGTATTAGCTGATATGTTCTTTAATTCTACATTTGATTCTGAAGAGTTAAATAAAGAAAAGAATGTCGTCAATGAAGAAATCAAAATGTATGAAGATACGCCGGATGATATCGTTCATGACCTGCTAAGCCAGGCAGTCTATGGCGATCATCCACTGGCATATCCAATCCTGGGAACAGAGGAAACTCTCCAAAGCTTTACCGGGGAAAAATTAGAGCAGTATATGCACGATATGTATAGGCCGGAAAATGTCGTTATATCGATTGCCGGGAATGTTCCTGAATCGTTCATCAAAAATGCAGAACAATTCTTTGGCTCATATGAAGCGAGCAAAGAGGAGATTGAGCACATCAAACCCGAGTTCCATGCTACAAAAGTTTCCCGCAAAAAAGAAACGGAGCAAGCTCATCTTTGCCTTGGATTCGAAGGGTTGCAGATAGGTCATTCTGATGTCTACAGCCTGATCGTCCTGAATAATATTCTGGGAGGCAGCATGAGCAGCAGGTTATTCCAGGATGTCCGTGAACAGCGAGGACTGGCATATTCTGTATTTTCCTATCATTCAGCCTATCGCGATAGCGGGATGGTGACAATTTATGGAGGAACCGGTGCAAACCAGCTGAACGTCCTGTATGAAACAATCCAGGAGACACTTTCAAAGCTTCGCGCAGATGGCATTACCGAGAAAGAGCTTAATAACAGCAAAGAACAGCTTAAAGGCAGCCTGATGCTAAGCCTTGAAAGCACAAATAGCCGTATGAGCAGGAATGGAAAGAATGAACTGCTGCTCGGAAGACATCGTTCACTTGATGAAATCGTCGAGCAGATTGATCAGGTAACAAAGGGCAGCGTTGATGGAATGGCGAATGATATTTTTACAAGCCAGTATTCAGTATCATTGATCAGCCCGAATGGCGAATTGCCAGTATAA
- the dpaB gene encoding dipicolinate synthase subunit B has protein sequence MSVKGKKIGFGLTGSHCTYDAVFPEIEKLVNAGAEVLPVVTFTVQSTETRFGKGEDWVQRIEELTGNKVIDSIVKAEPLGPKIPLDCMVIAPLTGNSMSKFANAMTDSPVLMAAKATLRNQKPVVLGISTNDALGLNGVNLMRLMATKNIFMIPFGQDDPVKKPNSMVARMEMLSDTIVEAMNGRQLQPVLVERYKDN, from the coding sequence ATGAGTGTAAAAGGGAAAAAGATCGGTTTTGGATTAACAGGTTCACATTGTACGTATGATGCTGTTTTTCCGGAAATTGAAAAGCTGGTGAATGCAGGAGCTGAAGTTTTGCCAGTTGTCACTTTCACTGTTCAAAGTACAGAAACACGTTTTGGAAAAGGTGAAGATTGGGTACAGCGAATTGAAGAGCTCACAGGAAATAAAGTGATTGACTCTATTGTGAAGGCGGAGCCGCTTGGCCCGAAAATACCGCTTGATTGCATGGTCATAGCACCGCTGACAGGGAACTCCATGAGCAAGTTTGCGAATGCCATGACAGACTCACCTGTGTTGATGGCGGCAAAAGCAACGTTAAGGAATCAAAAGCCAGTGGTACTTGGCATCTCCACTAACGACGCTTTGGGACTTAATGGTGTAAATCTGATGAGGCTGATGGCAACCAAGAATATTTTCATGATTCCGTTTGGCCAGGATGACCCGGTGAAAAAACCAAATTCAATGGTTGCCAGAATGGAGATGCTGTCTGATACCATAGTGGAGGCAATGAACGGCAGGCAGCTTCAGCCCGTCCTGGTCGAGCGTTATAAGGATAACTAA
- the rpsO gene encoding 30S ribosomal protein S15, with translation MAITKVRKNELINEFKVHESDTGSPEVQIAVLTEEINTLNDHLRVHKKDHHSRRGLLKMVGKRRNLLTYLRNKDVARYRELINKLGLRR, from the coding sequence ATGGCAATCACAAAAGTACGTAAAAACGAACTAATCAACGAGTTCAAAGTTCACGAAAGTGATACTGGATCTCCAGAAGTTCAAATCGCTGTCCTTACTGAAGAAATCAACACTTTGAACGACCACTTGCGCGTTCACAAGAAGGACCACCACTCACGTCGCGGTCTTTTGAAAATGGTAGGTAAGCGTCGTAACCTTTTGACTTACCTTCGTAACAAGGACGTTGCTCGTTACCGCGAGTTAATCAACAAGCTTGGCTTACGTAGATAG
- the rbfA gene encoding 30S ribosome-binding factor RbfA yields the protein MGHRVNRVGEQMKKELGDIISRKIKDPRVGFVTVTDVQVTGDLQQAKVYISVLGDEQQREDTLKGLAKAKGFIRTEIGQRIRLRKTPELIFEFDETMAYGNRINSLIHELHREEQPGEEEQEKDND from the coding sequence ATGGGTCATAGAGTAAATCGTGTTGGCGAACAAATGAAAAAAGAATTAGGCGATATCATCAGCCGGAAAATCAAGGATCCGCGAGTTGGTTTTGTAACCGTGACAGATGTCCAGGTTACAGGAGACCTGCAGCAGGCAAAGGTTTATATCTCTGTTTTAGGAGACGAACAACAGAGGGAAGATACTCTTAAAGGGCTAGCGAAGGCAAAGGGCTTCATCAGGACCGAAATTGGCCAGCGAATCCGACTAAGAAAGACACCTGAGTTGATCTTTGAATTCGATGAAACAATGGCATATGGTAATCGTATCAATTCATTGATCCACGAGCTGCACAGAGAAGAGCAGCCTGGAGAAGAAGAGCAAGAAAAGGATAATGACTAA
- the truB gene encoding tRNA pseudouridine(55) synthase TruB, with protein MEGILPLFKPAGMTSHDCVFKLRKLLRTKKVGHTGTLDPDVTGVLPICVGKATKIAEYITDSGKAYEGEVTLGFTTTTEDASGEKVEEKPVDRSITRHEVEKVLQSLIGEIDQTPPMYSAVKVNGKKLYEYARQGIEVERPTRKVTISSIELLDSRTFFEGELVSFKFRVSCSKGTYIRTLAVTIGEKLGYPAHMSSLVRIQSASFSLDDCFTFEQLEELALDEKLETALYPLEAGISYLPKYRINDKVAEKVKNGAQLPIPEELEGVEGPIVAETEDGKALAIYRVHPSKAGMMKPDKVLRNEQ; from the coding sequence ATGGAAGGGATTCTGCCTCTTTTCAAACCAGCAGGGATGACTTCGCATGATTGTGTATTTAAGCTCAGGAAGCTTTTGAGAACAAAGAAAGTGGGACATACTGGGACTCTTGATCCAGATGTAACCGGCGTGCTTCCAATCTGTGTCGGCAAAGCAACGAAAATTGCCGAATACATAACAGATTCAGGTAAAGCTTATGAAGGGGAAGTTACCCTTGGATTCACCACTACAACAGAAGATGCTTCAGGAGAAAAAGTTGAAGAAAAGCCAGTAGACAGATCGATTACAAGACATGAAGTCGAAAAGGTTCTCCAGTCGTTGATTGGGGAAATAGATCAAACCCCACCAATGTATTCTGCAGTAAAAGTTAATGGGAAGAAACTATATGAATATGCAAGACAGGGAATTGAAGTAGAGAGGCCAACCAGGAAAGTGACTATATCCAGCATTGAGCTGCTTGACAGTCGGACTTTTTTTGAAGGGGAACTGGTCAGTTTTAAATTCCGAGTTTCATGCAGCAAAGGTACATATATTAGGACATTAGCTGTAACAATCGGTGAAAAATTGGGGTATCCAGCCCATATGTCATCATTGGTGAGGATTCAGTCTGCTTCCTTTTCACTCGATGACTGCTTTACCTTCGAACAGCTGGAAGAATTGGCTTTGGATGAAAAACTAGAAACAGCTCTGTACCCTCTAGAGGCTGGAATATCTTATTTGCCGAAATATCGCATTAATGATAAAGTAGCAGAGAAAGTGAAAAATGGGGCCCAGCTTCCGATTCCAGAGGAACTTGAAGGGGTTGAAGGCCCTATCGTAGCAGAAACAGAAGACGGAAAAGCGCTCGCCATTTACAGGGTACATCCCAGCAAAGCGGGGATGATGAAGCCTGATAAAGTATTAAGAAATGAGCAATAA
- the ribF gene encoding bifunctional riboflavin kinase/FAD synthetase: MELIKLNHPHEYKLEDFPAMAMALGYFDGVHLGHQQVINEAKRVAEARGLKSAVMTFDPHPSVVLGKSVQHIEYITPLEEKARIINAMGVDYLFVVCFSTEFSGLLPQEFVDQYIIGLNVHHVVAGFDYSYGKMGKGNMETIQFHSRSKFDFSIVSKLSTSQEEKVSSTMIRGLLRDGKVGEMPELLGRYYITKGSVVNGERRGRTIGFPTANVLMDDQYILPPTGVYAVKIHVEGTWHEGVCNVGYKPTFHKETKDKPSVEVHIFDFNKDIYGETAKIEWHLRLRSEKKFEGIQQLVAQIEKDKQEAILYFEKNRA; encoded by the coding sequence ATGGAATTGATAAAGCTAAACCATCCTCATGAATATAAATTAGAAGATTTTCCGGCGATGGCCATGGCGCTGGGTTATTTTGACGGAGTCCATTTAGGCCACCAGCAGGTGATCAATGAAGCAAAAAGAGTGGCTGAAGCCAGGGGCCTAAAAAGTGCGGTTATGACATTTGATCCCCATCCTTCAGTCGTACTGGGCAAAAGCGTTCAACATATAGAATATATCACTCCATTGGAGGAGAAAGCTCGAATAATCAATGCAATGGGAGTTGATTACCTATTTGTCGTCTGTTTCTCGACTGAATTCTCGGGTTTATTGCCACAGGAATTCGTGGACCAATATATCATTGGGTTAAATGTCCACCATGTCGTAGCGGGCTTTGACTATTCATACGGGAAAATGGGGAAGGGAAATATGGAGACGATCCAGTTCCATTCCAGGTCAAAATTTGATTTTTCTATCGTATCCAAATTGTCAACTTCCCAGGAAGAAAAGGTGAGTTCTACCATGATCCGCGGCCTGCTGAGAGACGGCAAAGTGGGTGAGATGCCAGAGTTGCTGGGCAGATACTATATCACAAAAGGCTCAGTGGTAAATGGGGAACGACGTGGCCGCACAATTGGGTTCCCGACTGCAAACGTGCTGATGGATGATCAGTATATCCTGCCTCCTACAGGAGTTTACGCTGTTAAAATCCATGTTGAAGGTACATGGCATGAGGGCGTCTGTAATGTTGGCTATAAACCGACCTTCCACAAGGAAACAAAAGACAAGCCATCAGTGGAAGTCCATATTTTCGATTTCAACAAAGATATCTACGGTGAAACCGCGAAAATTGAATGGCATCTGCGGCTGAGAAGTGAAAAGAAATTCGAGGGAATCCAGCAGCTTGTTGCCCAAATCGAGAAGGATAAGCAGGAAGCCATTCTGTACTTTGAAAAAAACAGGGCTTAG
- a CDS encoding polysaccharide deacetylase family protein produces MKKIALVSVMLIAAWTMVNAPFSHTYVTALKAGTVAVSGSENSLMAEIEQKAEEYEIEPSNARKDPVWKVVPGYNGLKVDVKKSYEKMKKEGKYNPEKLVFKQVPPDVHISDLPPMAIYKGHPEKPMVSFIINVAWGNEYLSGMLATLKKHNVTASFFLEGRWVKNNPGMAKMIADAGHEIGNHSFTHPNMKELSAPKINEEIHKTNEVIEAVTGAKTKWFAPPSGYYKDEVVQIASAHNLGTVMWSVDTIDWQKPSQEKLINRVMGKVHNGAMILMHPTEVTASSLDELIMQIKGKNLQIGTVSELLSENRILPPKNMKE; encoded by the coding sequence ATGAAAAAAATCGCATTGGTATCTGTGATGCTGATTGCAGCCTGGACAATGGTCAATGCTCCATTTTCCCATACATATGTAACAGCACTAAAAGCAGGAACCGTGGCTGTATCTGGAAGCGAAAATTCATTGATGGCTGAAATTGAACAGAAAGCGGAAGAATATGAAATTGAACCGTCCAACGCAAGGAAGGATCCGGTCTGGAAGGTGGTTCCAGGCTATAATGGATTAAAAGTGGATGTAAAAAAATCATATGAGAAGATGAAGAAAGAAGGGAAATACAATCCCGAAAAACTTGTTTTTAAACAGGTGCCGCCCGACGTCCATATAAGTGATTTACCGCCAATGGCAATTTACAAAGGACATCCTGAAAAACCGATGGTCAGCTTTATCATCAATGTTGCATGGGGAAATGAGTATCTTTCAGGAATGCTTGCAACATTAAAAAAGCATAATGTAACTGCAAGTTTTTTTTTAGAGGGCAGATGGGTAAAGAATAACCCGGGCATGGCGAAAATGATTGCTGATGCTGGGCATGAGATTGGAAACCATTCCTTCACACATCCGAATATGAAAGAACTTTCAGCTCCTAAAATAAATGAGGAAATTCATAAGACTAATGAGGTCATTGAAGCAGTGACCGGTGCAAAGACTAAATGGTTTGCTCCTCCAAGCGGCTATTATAAAGACGAGGTAGTTCAGATTGCGTCTGCCCATAATTTGGGGACTGTTATGTGGAGTGTGGATACAATCGACTGGCAGAAACCCAGCCAGGAGAAACTAATCAACCGTGTAATGGGAAAAGTCCATAATGGCGCAATGATCCTGATGCATCCTACAGAAGTCACAGCCTCCTCCCTTGACGAATTAATCATGCAAATCAAGGGTAAGAACTTGCAAATTGGCACTGTATCAGAACTATTGAGCGAAAACCGGATTCTCCCGCCAAAAAATATGAAAGAATAG
- the dpaA gene encoding dipicolinic acid synthetase subunit A: protein MLTEMQIAIIGGDARQLEIIRKLTELDAKLSLIGFEQLDHAFTGASKEKIDEVDFSVQDALILPVPGTSLDGQVETIFSNEKVVLIQEMLERTPEHCTVYSGISNAYLTGIAKRANRKLVQLFSRDDVAIYNSIPTVEGTIMMAIQHTDFTIHGSNVSVLGLGRVGMSVARTFHALGAKVKVGARKSEHIARITEMGLEPFLLSDIGKAVSDSDICINTIPHQIVTASVISRMPAHTLIIDLASKPGGTDFRYAEKRGIKALLAPGLPGIVAPKTAGQILANVLSQLLMEDFLNRKEKEE from the coding sequence ATGCTGACAGAAATGCAAATCGCGATTATTGGCGGTGATGCAAGACAGCTGGAGATTATTCGCAAGCTGACAGAGCTTGATGCAAAACTTTCTTTAATAGGCTTCGAGCAGTTGGACCATGCTTTTACAGGTGCCTCAAAAGAAAAGATAGATGAAGTTGATTTTTCTGTTCAGGATGCTTTGATCCTGCCTGTTCCAGGAACCAGTCTGGATGGTCAGGTCGAAACCATTTTCTCAAATGAAAAAGTAGTTCTCATACAAGAAATGCTTGAACGGACTCCAGAACATTGCACAGTTTATTCAGGCATTAGCAACGCATACTTGACCGGAATTGCCAAGCGGGCAAACAGGAAACTTGTACAGCTCTTCTCCAGGGATGATGTAGCCATCTATAACTCTATTCCGACGGTGGAAGGAACGATCATGATGGCGATTCAGCATACGGACTTCACGATTCATGGCTCTAATGTCTCTGTCCTTGGTCTTGGGAGAGTCGGTATGAGTGTTGCAAGAACATTCCACGCACTTGGAGCAAAGGTTAAGGTAGGTGCCAGGAAAAGTGAACACATTGCTAGAATTACGGAAATGGGATTAGAACCTTTCCTTTTATCAGATATAGGCAAAGCGGTTTCCGATAGTGATATTTGCATTAATACAATCCCCCATCAAATTGTTACTGCTTCCGTGATTTCAAGGATGCCTGCCCATACTTTGATCATTGACCTTGCATCAAAACCCGGTGGAACGGATTTTCGCTATGCGGAAAAACGTGGAATCAAAGCTTTGCTTGCCCCAGGTTTACCAGGAATCGTAGCGCCTAAGACAGCCGGGCAAATTTTAGCGAATGTTCTTTCTCAGCTGCTTATGGAAGACTTTTTGAACCGAAAGGAGAAAGAAGAATGA